From a region of the Nonlabens dokdonensis DSW-6 genome:
- a CDS encoding IS1182 family transposase has product MEYLQKESRSQLTLYTTCLDDMIAADNTVRAIDTFVDSLDLEHLGFASLASQGRPSYDPADLLKLFIYGYMNRMRSSRRLELECNRNIELIWLLGNLKPDHNTISRFRKNNPKAIKRVFRATVSIAQNHNLIGATLIAGDSTKLRAQNSKKNNYNLKKVARHIEYIDKKLEEHNTALAKADNDKEKQDHKDQIDKHNKQRKRYEGINKTLKEDTTTENPQLSTSDPDSRHQITRGMITEVCYTAQTTVDADHKVLLDYKVTNENDKKAMGNMLRRAKSILKTNQFTALYDKGYHTGSEFKTAHDLGIDTLVAIPAIGRKSQAPDPAYNVEHFKYDKASDSYQCPQGHELKSNGNWYKARNYKFKQYKSSACKSCPVRSLCTTSKANGKIVQRSEYKQYIEANFKRVQQQPEIYKKRQATVEHPYGTIKRQWGFDHIITKKGIQNASADFGLIAIAYNLKRILNIIKEQGKRAFILNKQTYKAILKLLSAFLSLFKPKIIIPTHFLKIHSLHFSNVYLN; this is encoded by the coding sequence ATGGAATACTTGCAAAAAGAGTCGCGCAGTCAGCTCACTTTATACACCACATGCCTAGATGACATGATTGCCGCTGATAATACCGTTAGGGCTATTGACACCTTTGTAGACAGTCTCGATTTAGAACATCTAGGCTTTGCATCACTAGCATCTCAAGGAAGACCATCTTATGATCCAGCAGATCTTCTCAAACTCTTCATCTATGGCTACATGAACCGCATGAGATCCTCTAGAAGACTAGAACTGGAATGCAATCGCAACATCGAGCTCATCTGGTTGCTAGGCAATCTCAAACCAGACCACAACACCATCTCTAGGTTTAGAAAAAACAACCCCAAAGCCATTAAACGCGTCTTTAGAGCCACCGTGAGTATCGCCCAAAACCACAACCTGATAGGCGCCACCTTAATCGCTGGAGACTCCACTAAACTCAGAGCTCAAAACAGCAAGAAAAACAATTACAACCTCAAAAAAGTAGCCCGACACATCGAGTACATCGATAAAAAATTAGAGGAGCATAATACCGCTCTTGCAAAAGCGGACAACGATAAAGAAAAGCAAGACCACAAAGACCAAATCGACAAGCACAACAAACAGCGCAAGCGATACGAAGGAATCAATAAAACGCTGAAGGAAGATACCACGACCGAAAATCCGCAGTTGTCCACCAGCGATCCAGATAGTAGGCACCAAATCACTCGTGGGATGATCACAGAAGTATGCTACACCGCACAAACCACGGTAGATGCTGACCATAAAGTACTCCTAGATTATAAAGTTACTAACGAGAATGATAAAAAAGCGATGGGAAACATGCTGCGCAGAGCAAAATCCATCCTTAAAACCAACCAATTCACCGCTCTCTACGACAAAGGCTATCACACGGGCAGCGAGTTTAAAACAGCACACGATTTAGGTATCGATACCCTAGTAGCCATACCAGCTATAGGACGTAAAAGTCAAGCGCCCGATCCAGCTTATAACGTAGAACATTTTAAATACGATAAAGCATCTGACAGCTATCAATGTCCGCAAGGTCACGAGCTTAAAAGCAATGGAAACTGGTACAAAGCACGTAATTATAAGTTTAAGCAATATAAGAGTAGCGCCTGTAAAAGCTGCCCAGTCAGATCGCTATGCACCACATCAAAAGCAAACGGTAAAATAGTCCAGCGTAGCGAATACAAACAGTACATAGAAGCTAATTTTAAACGAGTACAACAACAACCAGAAATCTATAAAAAAAGACAAGCCACCGTAGAGCATCCGTATGGCACCATAAAGCGCCAATGGGGTTTTGATCATATTATCACTAAAAAAGGAATCCAGAACGCCAGTGCAGATTTTGGACTCATCGCTATCGCATACAACCTCAAAAGAATCCTAAACATCATAAAAGAACAAGGAAAACGAGCCTTTATTCTCAATAAACAAACCTATAAAGCCATTTTAAAGCTCCTATCAGCATTTTTAAGCCTTTTCAAACCTAAAATAATTATACCAACTCATTTTCTCAAAATCCATTCACTTCACTTTTCTAACGTATATTTAAACTGA
- a CDS encoding type II toxin-antitoxin system RelE/ParE family toxin, translating to MIISFGSKQTEQIWNGMRVKKMPIEIQNVGRRKLRMLNNSQDIADLRIPPSNRLEKLTGKLKEFYSIRINKQWRIIFIWESGNASEVEIIDYH from the coding sequence ATGATTATTTCTTTCGGCTCGAAACAAACTGAACAAATTTGGAATGGAATGCGAGTTAAAAAAATGCCGATTGAAATACAGAACGTTGGACGTCGAAAATTAAGAATGCTGAATAATTCACAAGATATTGCTGATTTGAGAATTCCGCCTTCAAACCGACTTGAAAAACTGACTGGAAAATTAAAAGAGTTTTATAGTATTCGGATTAACAAACAATGGCGAATTATATTCATTTGGGAAAGCGGAAACGCAAGCGAAGTGGAAATAATCGACTATCACTAA
- a CDS encoding IS110 family RNA-guided transposase, producing MNKYKETFGVDISKDVFDVHGSKSGHNQYKNDESGFKQLLKSLPEYSIVAMEATGYYHYRLAQFLYKNGVVVSVINPLSIKRFIQMKLAKVKTDKSDSKAICEYALTNEVPIYNALTDVQSECLQLFRLLDSYLKQRTMLKNKMHGEEVLGLPSKQVYRSLRRSRKHLDKEIKGIESHILSLVKADQQAQLTLLTSVPGIGKKTALFLIVVTDGFSKFENAAQLCSYVGITPTIRESGSSVRGRARISKVGNRKLRNLLFLCSFNACKYNKACRELYERIVAKGKSKKLALIAVCNKLLKQCFAIAKSGKPYDETYVSKLG from the coding sequence ATGAATAAATATAAAGAAACTTTTGGAGTTGACATCAGTAAAGATGTATTTGATGTACACGGTAGTAAATCTGGTCATAATCAGTATAAAAATGATGAGTCTGGATTCAAACAGTTATTAAAGTCTTTACCTGAATATAGTATAGTAGCCATGGAAGCCACAGGTTATTATCATTATAGACTTGCACAGTTTCTTTACAAGAATGGAGTAGTAGTATCGGTAATAAATCCCTTGTCTATTAAGCGTTTTATACAAATGAAATTAGCCAAGGTTAAAACGGATAAGAGCGATTCAAAAGCAATTTGTGAGTACGCTTTAACTAATGAAGTTCCTATTTACAATGCGCTAACAGATGTTCAAAGCGAATGCCTTCAGTTATTTAGATTACTGGACTCTTATTTGAAACAGCGTACGATGCTAAAGAATAAAATGCATGGAGAAGAAGTGTTAGGGCTGCCTTCTAAGCAAGTCTATCGATCTTTGAGAAGAAGTAGAAAACATCTAGACAAGGAAATAAAAGGAATCGAGTCACATATTCTATCTCTTGTAAAAGCAGATCAACAAGCACAGCTTACTTTACTGACATCAGTTCCAGGAATAGGTAAAAAAACAGCCTTGTTTTTAATAGTGGTGACTGATGGTTTTTCTAAGTTTGAGAATGCTGCACAATTATGTAGTTATGTAGGAATAACACCTACTATCAGAGAATCAGGCAGTAGTGTCAGAGGACGCGCCAGAATCAGCAAAGTAGGAAATAGAAAGCTACGTAATCTCTTATTTCTATGCTCATTTAATGCCTGTAAGTACAATAAAGCATGCCGAGAACTCTATGAACGTATTGTTGCAAAAGGAAAAAGTAAAAAACTGGCACTAATAGCTGTTTGTAATAAGCTGCTCAAACAATGTTTTGCGATTGCAAAATCTGGTAAACCCTACGATGAAACCTACGTTTCAAAATTAGGGTAG
- a CDS encoding DUF6140 family protein — translation MGLYKVSIKRSGTFGGQKIEKGMSVEVVFTHKPMGYTKGKAEIKSAYQRKYNVDVSKLTNSTYMEEEKIN, via the coding sequence ATGGGATTATACAAAGTATCAATAAAACGTAGTGGAACTTTTGGCGGACAGAAAATCGAAAAAGGAATGAGCGTTGAAGTTGTTTTTACTCACAAACCAATGGGTTACACAAAAGGAAAAGCCGAAATCAAATCTGCTTACCAAAGAAAATATAATGTTGATGTTAGTAAATTAACAAACTCAACATATATGGAAGAAGAAAAAATAAATTAA
- a CDS encoding IS1182 family transposase — MEYLQKESRSQLTLYTTCLDDMIAADNTVRAIDTFVDSLDLEHLGFASLASQGRPPYDPADLLKLFIYGYMNRMRSSRRLELECNRNIELIWLLGNLKPDHNTISRFRKNNPKAIKRVFRATVSIAQNHNLIGATLIAGDSTKLRAQNSKKNNYNLKKVARHIEYIDKKLEEHNTALAKADNDQEKQDHKDQIDKHNKQRKRYEGINKTLKEDTTTENPQLSTSDPDSRHQITRGMITEVCYTAQTTVDADHKVLLDYKVTNENDKKAMGNMLRRAKSILKTNQFTALYDKGYHTGSEFKTAHDLGIDTLVAIPAIGRKSQAPDPAYNVEHFKYDKASDSYQCPQGHELKSNGNWYKARNYKFKQYKSSACKSCPVRSLCTTSKANGKIVQRSEYKQYIEANFKRVQQQPEIYKKRQAIVEHPYGTIKRQWGFDHIITKKGIQNASADFGLIAIAYNLKRILNIIKEQGKLAFILNKQRHKAIFKLLSTFLSLFKPKIILPTHFLKIHSLHFSNVYLN, encoded by the coding sequence ATGGAATACTTGCAAAAAGAGTCGCGCAGTCAGCTCACTTTATACACCACATGCCTAGATGACATGATTGCCGCTGATAATACCGTTAGGGCTATTGACACCTTTGTAGACAGTCTCGATTTAGAACATCTAGGCTTTGCATCACTAGCATCTCAAGGAAGACCACCTTATGATCCAGCAGATCTTCTCAAACTCTTCATCTATGGCTACATGAACCGCATGAGATCCTCTAGAAGACTAGAACTGGAATGCAATCGCAACATCGAGCTCATCTGGTTGCTAGGCAATCTCAAACCAGACCACAACACCATCTCTAGGTTTAGAAAAAACAACCCCAAAGCCATTAAACGCGTCTTTAGAGCCACCGTGAGTATCGCCCAAAACCACAACCTGATAGGCGCCACCTTAATCGCTGGAGACTCCACTAAACTCAGAGCTCAAAACAGCAAGAAAAACAATTACAACCTCAAAAAAGTAGCCCGACACATCGAGTACATCGATAAAAAATTAGAGGAGCATAATACCGCTCTTGCAAAAGCGGACAACGACCAAGAAAAGCAAGACCACAAAGACCAAATCGACAAGCACAACAAACAGCGCAAGCGTTACGAAGGAATCAATAAAACGCTGAAGGAAGATACCACGACCGAAAATCCGCAGTTGTCCACCAGCGATCCAGATAGCAGGCACCAAATTACTCGTGGGATGATCACAGAAGTATGCTACACCGCACAAACCACGGTAGATGCTGACCATAAAGTACTCCTAGATTATAAAGTTACTAACGAGAATGATAAAAAAGCGATGGGAAACATGCTGCGCAGAGCAAAATCTATCCTTAAAACCAACCAATTCACCGCTCTCTACGACAAAGGCTATCACACGGGCAGCGAGTTTAAAACAGCACACGATTTAGGCATCGATACCCTAGTAGCCATACCAGCTATAGGACGTAAAAGTCAAGCGCCCGATCCAGCTTATAACGTAGAACATTTTAAATACGATAAAGCATCTGACAGCTATCAATGTCCGCAAGGTCACGAGCTTAAAAGCAATGGAAACTGGTACAAAGCACGTAATTATAAGTTTAAGCAATATAAGAGTAGCGCCTGTAAAAGCTGCCCAGTCAGGTCGCTATGCACCACATCAAAAGCAAACGGTAAAATAGTCCAGCGTAGTGAATACAAACAGTACATAGAAGCTAATTTTAAACGAGTACAACAACAACCAGAGATCTATAAAAAAAGACAAGCCATCGTAGAACATCCATATGGCACCATAAAGCGCCAATGGGGTTTTGATCACATTATTACTAAAAAAGGAATCCAGAACGCCAGTGCAGATTTTGGCCTCATCGCTATCGCATACAACCTCAAAAGAATCCTAAACATCATAAAAGAGCAAGGAAAACTAGCCTTTATACTTAATAAACAACGCCATAAAGCCATTTTTAAGCTCCTATCAACATTTTTAAGCCTTTTCAAACCAAAAATAATCTTACCAACTCACTTTCTCAAAATCCATTCACTTCACTTTTCTAACGTATATTTAAACTGA
- a CDS encoding HigA family addiction module antitoxin translates to MEKLANVHPGEILNFEFLEPLEITAYRLSKDLKIPQTRISEIIKGKRRITADTALRLSKYFGNSAKFWLGIQDDYDIEEEKDAKEKELNEIKHYGNKNVA, encoded by the coding sequence ATGGAAAAGTTAGCAAACGTACATCCAGGAGAAATTTTGAATTTTGAATTTCTTGAGCCACTTGAAATTACGGCATACCGACTTTCAAAGGACTTGAAAATTCCGCAAACTCGAATATCTGAAATCATAAAAGGGAAACGCAGAATTACTGCCGACACAGCTTTACGATTGAGTAAATATTTTGGAAATTCCGCAAAATTTTGGCTTGGAATTCAAGATGATTATGACATCGAAGAAGAAAAAGATGCGAAAGAAAAAGAATTGAACGAAATTAAACATTACGGAAATAAAAACGTTGCCTAA